A genomic segment from Nitrospira sp. encodes:
- a CDS encoding CzcABC family efflux RND transporter, outer membrane protein has translation MTPALVCRVIAVLACAMTPPFHTVSQATELNQNGYTLNQVIQLALQHNPLMNGAEAMLEQTQSQRVTAGAYLNPLITASAGRGSIRDPSTGVSVTERTITVEQPLEWLGKRAARQRAADAGVAGALAGMEETKVILMADVKGAFFQLLFSQQDAQLAKENLKTVEDLVKLVTARVGTREAPKFELVKATVELQKSRKDLARADNALLVARAKLNTVTGKVIGDRFTIEGTFEPIRRGMNLQALMEQGLNQHPTVRRQEKAVEQAEFAIEQERASRMPNVAVIGQYHREAGDESFTAGVSVPLPIWYRRQGEIGTAMGVHRRAQANRSRIQQELEQAITQHFQEVQTAQEQMQVFEQGLLFQAKEALDIAQFSFRHGVASLLEVIDAQRVYRQTLLEYAQARADHSIALAQLERAVGGLP, from the coding sequence ATGACACCTGCACTCGTTTGCAGAGTCATCGCCGTGCTCGCATGCGCGATGACTCCTCCGTTTCATACGGTGAGCCAGGCCACGGAACTTAATCAGAATGGATACACGCTGAATCAAGTCATACAACTCGCTCTCCAACATAACCCGCTCATGAATGGCGCCGAAGCGATGTTGGAACAGACTCAGAGTCAACGGGTCACCGCCGGTGCCTACTTGAATCCCCTCATCACGGCGTCGGCCGGACGTGGATCGATTCGCGATCCCAGCACCGGTGTCTCGGTCACCGAACGGACGATTACGGTGGAGCAGCCACTGGAATGGCTCGGCAAACGAGCGGCTCGACAGCGGGCGGCTGACGCGGGGGTCGCGGGTGCTCTGGCCGGCATGGAGGAGACAAAGGTGATCCTTATGGCCGATGTGAAGGGGGCGTTTTTCCAATTGCTCTTCTCACAACAAGATGCCCAACTCGCGAAGGAGAATCTGAAAACGGTCGAAGACCTCGTGAAATTGGTTACGGCTCGTGTCGGTACGCGAGAAGCGCCGAAGTTCGAGTTGGTCAAGGCGACGGTCGAACTTCAAAAGTCACGAAAGGATCTGGCGAGGGCGGACAATGCGCTCCTCGTCGCCCGCGCCAAGCTCAACACGGTGACGGGAAAAGTCATAGGAGATCGATTCACGATAGAAGGAACGTTCGAACCGATCCGAAGGGGAATGAACCTCCAAGCGTTGATGGAACAGGGCCTGAATCAACATCCGACCGTTCGTCGGCAGGAGAAAGCGGTGGAGCAGGCTGAATTCGCTATTGAGCAGGAACGTGCGTCGCGCATGCCCAATGTGGCGGTGATCGGCCAGTATCACCGGGAAGCAGGGGATGAATCCTTCACGGCGGGCGTCAGTGTGCCCTTGCCCATCTGGTATCGCCGACAAGGTGAAATCGGTACCGCAATGGGAGTGCATCGCCGAGCGCAAGCCAATCGATCTCGGATACAGCAGGAACTGGAGCAGGCCATCACGCAGCATTTTCAGGAGGTGCAGACGGCTCAAGAACAGATGCAGGTCTTCGAACAAGGACTGCTCTTTCAAGCCAAAGAAGCTCTGGATATTGCGCAGTTCAGTTTTCGCCATGGAGTGGCGAGCTTGCTCGAAGTCATCGATGCACAGCGGGTCTATCGTCAGACACTCCTTGAGTATGCTCAAGCCCGAGCCGACCATTCCATCGCGTTGGCCCAATTGGAACGGGCGGTGGGAGGATTGCCATGA
- a CDS encoding Cobalt/zinc/cadmium efflux RND transporter, membrane fusion protein, CzcB family: MNVCFVSPPSRVHTTMALCLAATMGAISCQSKQEDTPKPTPPAAPASAEPGIIELPDGSPTLARLRTDRAAIRPIRRALKAQAGKVLANENRLAHLSARVPGRIVSVYADLGQRVQEGDRLLLLDSPAFGEAQLEYRKARTALKVTKKFLERAQALIDRGAIGAGEYQRREADYENARADLHEGEEKLHLLGMTEGEIERLANRTLPHAEVAQVSLRAPFVGDVIERNATIGEVIDPNKILFTVADLSTVWVRADFPEQQAGRLKTGLTVELRVSAYPDRIFHGTITYVGAVIDPTTRTVTARAEVSNPDGRLRPEMFADVTLMTDEQSVLSVPRGAVQQAGIRTVAFIVRGPRRFESREITIGESSDDYVQVKAGLAMGDEVVTQGSYALKSELLREQMPSEDAP; encoded by the coding sequence ATGAACGTTTGCTTCGTGAGCCCTCCCTCACGGGTTCATACGACGATGGCCCTGTGCCTAGCGGCAACGATGGGCGCCATCTCGTGCCAGTCGAAACAAGAGGACACGCCGAAGCCGACTCCTCCGGCTGCGCCGGCGTCTGCTGAGCCCGGTATCATCGAACTCCCCGACGGCAGTCCGACACTTGCGCGCCTCCGAACCGATCGAGCGGCCATCCGCCCGATCCGTAGGGCGCTTAAGGCACAAGCCGGAAAGGTGTTAGCCAACGAAAACCGATTGGCACACCTGAGCGCGCGAGTTCCCGGCCGCATCGTGTCCGTCTACGCGGATCTTGGACAGCGTGTCCAGGAAGGCGACCGACTTCTCCTCCTCGATAGCCCCGCCTTTGGAGAAGCGCAATTAGAATACCGCAAAGCGCGGACGGCGTTGAAGGTGACGAAGAAGTTTCTCGAACGGGCTCAAGCGCTCATCGATCGCGGCGCCATCGGTGCGGGTGAATATCAACGGCGTGAGGCCGACTATGAGAACGCCCGAGCCGATTTGCATGAAGGAGAAGAGAAACTGCACTTGCTCGGCATGACCGAGGGTGAGATCGAGCGGCTGGCAAACAGGACCTTGCCCCATGCGGAGGTCGCACAAGTCTCGCTCCGCGCCCCGTTTGTCGGTGACGTGATCGAACGGAACGCGACCATCGGAGAAGTCATCGATCCCAACAAGATCTTGTTCACGGTGGCCGATCTCTCGACCGTCTGGGTGCGTGCTGATTTCCCCGAACAACAGGCCGGGCGGTTGAAGACCGGCCTCACCGTCGAGTTGCGCGTATCGGCTTATCCGGACCGGATATTTCACGGCACCATTACCTATGTCGGCGCGGTGATTGATCCCACGACGCGGACCGTGACGGCGCGTGCGGAGGTGTCCAATCCTGACGGCCGATTGAGGCCGGAGATGTTCGCCGACGTGACGTTGATGACGGACGAGCAATCCGTCTTGAGCGTGCCGCGCGGGGCGGTGCAGCAAGCAGGCATCCGGACGGTCGCGTTCATCGTTCGGGGACCGCGTCGCTTCGAATCCCGCGAGATCACCATCGGCGAATCGTCGGATGACTACGTCCAGGTCAAAGCCGGTCTCGCCATGGGGGACGAAGTGGTGACCCAGGGCAGTTATGCCTTGAAGTCGGAATTGCTTCGCGAGCAGATGCCGTCGGAGGACGCGCCATGA
- a CDS encoding CzcABC family efflux RND transporter, transmembrane protein has protein sequence MIERVIRAALEQRILVLYAVIGLIAGGVAAFRHLPIDAFPDVTPVQVQVITRAPSLAPPEIERLVTFPLEIELTNLPGKTELRSVSRFGLSVITVVFEDKMDIYFARQLVLERMLQARSRLPQSAEPVLGPVSTGLSEVYMYLVEGSMQTLMELRTLQDWVIRPMLRAVPGLADVDTLGGLAKQYEVLVDPNRLTNFGLTLRQVCAAVAGNNQNAGGGYIEQGGDKLVVHGVGLARSAADLEQIVVAAHKGTPIFLRDVAQVRQGTAIRLGGVTRDGKGEVLEGIAVMLRGGNSREIVSGVKDKVELINRVLPAGVTLVPFYDRIELVARALATVERALLEGAAVVILVLYLFLRNFRGALVVALTLPLATLATFVVMQQVGLSANLMSLGGLAISLGMIVDAAIVQVENIERHLSEQTKGRALSVVDRLPVVLRAVLEVRRPSLFGELIIALTFVPLLTLQGMEGKMFIPLAMTMVIALLSSLVLSVTVIPVLAALLMKPRVTHENGRLLERGRLLYRRMLESAIRNTRPVVFAAVGVLVCGVALVPFIGREFVPIMDEGSIVVNVVRLPSISLSESLNISGEVERLLLEIPDVRSVVSRTGANELGTDPMGMELSDVYVLLKPESEWQAQSKAEIEEQVRGRLAQVPGIAVGLSQPIAMRVDELVSGVRSQIAVKLFGDDLEVLRVKADEISRVLRQVPGLSDLRVEQISGLYYLKIDIDRAKIARYGINVAEVTEVIEAAGGGVVAGEVFEGQWRFPIMVRFPDDRRADVPTIATLWVTAPDGSRIPLRDLADIRIVDGPAQISREHASRRIVIEANVVGRDLVGAVEEARAGVGRLVHLPPGYYVTWGGQFENQQQAMARLALVVPLVIGLIFLLLFFTFGNLRHATLILLAIPFAMVGGLMALLLSGLYLSVPASVGFIALFGVAVLNGVVKIAYINQLREQGMSLDEAVLTGMVLRLRPVLMTAVVAMMALMPLLLASGPGSEIQRPLAIVVIGGLFSSTTLTLVVLPVLYRWTEQKVLQGREADTSTLASGAATEATT, from the coding sequence ATGATCGAGCGAGTGATCCGTGCCGCGCTGGAACAACGAATCCTCGTGCTTTATGCCGTGATCGGACTGATCGCGGGGGGCGTCGCTGCGTTTCGTCATCTGCCGATCGATGCCTTTCCTGACGTCACTCCCGTTCAGGTCCAGGTCATTACCCGAGCGCCGTCTCTGGCGCCTCCCGAAATCGAACGTCTCGTGACCTTTCCCCTGGAAATCGAGTTGACGAACCTGCCGGGCAAAACGGAGCTCCGGTCGGTGTCGCGGTTCGGGCTCTCGGTGATTACGGTGGTGTTTGAGGACAAGATGGATATCTATTTCGCCCGACAACTCGTCTTGGAGCGGATGCTCCAGGCACGATCCAGGCTTCCGCAAAGCGCCGAACCGGTACTCGGACCGGTCAGTACGGGTCTAAGCGAAGTGTATATGTATCTCGTCGAGGGCTCGATGCAGACCCTGATGGAATTGCGGACCCTTCAAGATTGGGTCATTCGCCCGATGTTGCGTGCCGTCCCAGGCCTCGCGGATGTCGACACGCTGGGTGGCCTGGCGAAGCAGTATGAGGTGCTCGTCGATCCCAATCGATTGACGAACTTTGGCCTCACCTTGCGTCAAGTCTGCGCCGCTGTCGCAGGAAACAATCAGAATGCCGGGGGCGGTTACATCGAGCAGGGCGGAGACAAGTTGGTCGTCCACGGCGTGGGATTGGCCCGCTCTGCCGCGGACCTGGAACAGATCGTTGTAGCGGCGCACAAGGGCACACCGATTTTTCTCCGCGACGTCGCACAGGTTCGCCAAGGGACCGCGATCCGGTTGGGAGGCGTCACCCGTGACGGGAAGGGTGAGGTGCTCGAAGGCATCGCCGTTATGCTACGGGGGGGCAACAGCCGGGAGATTGTCTCAGGGGTGAAAGACAAAGTGGAATTGATCAACCGGGTGTTGCCTGCCGGCGTCACGCTGGTCCCGTTCTATGACCGCATCGAACTGGTGGCTCGGGCGCTCGCAACCGTCGAACGGGCTTTGTTGGAGGGCGCCGCGGTCGTCATCCTGGTGCTGTATCTCTTCCTGAGGAATTTTCGCGGCGCGCTTGTCGTGGCCCTGACGTTACCGCTCGCCACGTTGGCCACCTTCGTCGTCATGCAGCAAGTCGGCCTGTCGGCGAACCTGATGTCGCTGGGCGGCTTGGCCATCTCGTTGGGGATGATCGTCGATGCGGCCATCGTACAGGTGGAAAATATCGAGCGTCATCTGAGTGAGCAGACCAAGGGCCGAGCCCTCTCGGTCGTTGACCGTTTGCCGGTCGTGTTACGCGCCGTCTTGGAAGTGAGGCGGCCGAGTCTGTTCGGGGAGTTGATCATTGCGTTGACCTTCGTCCCGCTCCTGACTCTCCAAGGTATGGAGGGCAAGATGTTCATCCCGCTCGCCATGACGATGGTGATCGCTCTCCTGAGTTCTTTAGTGCTCTCGGTGACGGTGATCCCGGTACTGGCGGCGTTGCTCATGAAGCCTCGTGTCACCCACGAAAACGGTCGCCTGTTGGAGCGGGGTCGCCTCCTGTATAGACGGATGTTAGAGAGCGCCATTCGTAACACCCGGCCGGTCGTCTTCGCGGCAGTCGGAGTACTCGTTTGCGGGGTGGCCCTGGTTCCGTTCATCGGCCGGGAATTCGTGCCGATCATGGATGAAGGGTCGATCGTGGTGAATGTGGTGCGGCTTCCGAGCATCAGCCTGAGCGAATCGCTGAACATCTCGGGAGAAGTCGAGCGGTTGTTGCTGGAGATCCCGGACGTACGCTCCGTGGTCTCGCGCACGGGAGCCAACGAACTGGGTACGGATCCGATGGGGATGGAACTCAGCGATGTGTATGTCTTACTCAAGCCCGAGTCCGAATGGCAGGCGCAGTCCAAAGCCGAGATCGAAGAGCAAGTCCGCGGCCGACTGGCGCAAGTGCCCGGCATCGCAGTCGGGTTGTCCCAGCCGATCGCCATGCGTGTCGATGAACTGGTGTCAGGGGTCCGGTCTCAGATCGCGGTCAAATTGTTCGGCGATGACCTCGAGGTGTTGCGGGTGAAAGCGGACGAGATTTCTCGGGTGTTGCGACAGGTGCCGGGCCTATCTGATCTTCGGGTCGAGCAGATCTCCGGTCTCTACTATCTGAAGATCGACATCGATCGTGCCAAGATCGCGCGCTACGGGATCAATGTGGCTGAGGTCACGGAGGTCATCGAAGCTGCCGGCGGTGGGGTTGTCGCGGGAGAGGTCTTCGAGGGGCAATGGCGCTTTCCTATTATGGTGCGGTTTCCTGATGATCGGCGGGCTGATGTGCCGACGATTGCGACACTCTGGGTGACCGCGCCGGATGGCTCCCGCATCCCGCTTCGAGACCTGGCCGACATTCGAATTGTGGACGGGCCGGCACAGATCAGCCGTGAGCATGCAAGCCGTCGAATTGTGATTGAGGCCAACGTGGTCGGGCGCGACTTGGTCGGCGCGGTCGAAGAGGCGCGAGCGGGAGTCGGCCGCCTGGTGCACCTTCCGCCCGGTTATTATGTGACCTGGGGTGGCCAATTCGAAAACCAGCAACAAGCGATGGCACGACTGGCGCTTGTCGTGCCGTTGGTCATTGGACTGATCTTTCTGTTGCTCTTTTTCACGTTCGGAAACCTGAGGCACGCGACGCTCATTCTCCTCGCGATTCCGTTTGCGATGGTCGGTGGGTTGATGGCGCTGTTGCTGAGCGGGCTCTATCTCTCAGTGCCGGCCTCCGTCGGATTTATTGCCTTGTTCGGTGTGGCGGTGCTCAATGGGGTGGTGAAGATCGCCTACATCAACCAGTTGCGGGAACAGGGCATGTCACTGGACGAAGCCGTGCTGACCGGCATGGTGTTGCGGTTGCGCCCTGTCCTGATGACCGCGGTCGTCGCGATGATGGCGCTCATGCCCTTGCTGTTGGCCAGCGGTCCCGGTTCGGAAATACAACGGCCGCTTGCCATAGTGGTGATCGGAGGGTTATTTTCGTCAACGACCCTCACCCTCGTGGTCTTACCGGTGCTCTATCGGTGGACGGAACAAAAAGTTCTTCAAGGCCGCGAAGCGGATACCTCAACGCTTGCCTCAGGGGCTGCCACGGAAGCGACAACATGA
- a CDS encoding Outer membrane vitamin B12 receptor BtuB: MRTRTSRSVYRKAIILGMFMAIMCAYESYGAEEEEVQSPVSTSDENVLAAVPVEPIVVSETRMEKPVSQVTGSVHVITRDQLKQRQFPYLREVLRDVPGLTIVQTGSRGGTTSLFTRGGESDYTMVLVDGVKVNDAGGGFDFANLTTDNVERIEVIKGPQSALYGSDAIGGVINIITRKGSGTTRVIGEIMGGMGRGIGSNMGTHQERVSVSGASDRLDYSAEWTRLDHAGTFSLNNKFLNNVFSGNFGLRASDKLQFRSNFRYTDSSFHFPTDFVSGVGYPPVDPNQGQERTLLSFGTSATYQATSWWEHVIQWSHMESRFKFYDFADPIPTDFGSSQTDGTQRRDMLDYHTNVRMGEGAWRGTAATFGVEFQEERLSQSSVGFTSVATGLSRRNMGYYAQLQGVYADRFFITPGIRVEENEFFGEFVNPKVSGAYVHMETGTKLRGSVGRGIRAPSFNELIGFPNFGIPGNFNLKPEKATSWEVGLDQEIVGKTLTASVTWFHNEFTNLIVLNTGVNQNIQGADTEGLESQVRWRATPRLTFSLTHTYLKTEVTDIGIGQNFGGLFVPGGRLLRRPEHSGNVQADYQARTWGLNLMVLGVGDRVDRDFALAGSPRVNNTAYWRADVSGWYSLGKFESADWKAKLRVENLTDTHYQEAYGFPNPGIFALAGLEASF; the protein is encoded by the coding sequence ATGCGGACACGTACGTCGAGGTCTGTCTATCGGAAGGCCATCATCCTGGGGATGTTCATGGCGATCATGTGTGCTTACGAGAGTTACGGCGCAGAGGAGGAAGAGGTTCAGTCACCAGTTTCTACCTCGGACGAGAACGTACTCGCGGCGGTGCCGGTCGAGCCCATCGTCGTATCAGAAACCAGGATGGAGAAGCCCGTCAGTCAGGTGACGGGATCGGTCCATGTGATCACGCGCGATCAACTGAAACAGCGGCAGTTCCCTTACTTGCGTGAGGTTCTGCGGGATGTTCCCGGACTGACGATCGTGCAGACAGGATCTCGCGGTGGAACCACGTCTCTCTTCACACGCGGCGGCGAGTCCGACTATACGATGGTGCTGGTCGATGGCGTGAAGGTGAACGACGCGGGCGGAGGATTCGACTTTGCGAATCTGACGACGGACAACGTGGAGCGCATCGAGGTCATCAAGGGTCCTCAGAGCGCTCTGTACGGCTCGGATGCCATCGGCGGGGTCATCAACATCATCACTCGCAAGGGCAGCGGAACCACCAGGGTCATCGGCGAGATCATGGGTGGCATGGGACGAGGGATCGGCTCCAACATGGGCACCCATCAAGAACGTGTGAGCGTCAGCGGGGCGTCTGACCGTCTCGATTATTCCGCGGAGTGGACCAGGCTGGATCACGCCGGGACCTTCAGTCTCAACAATAAATTTCTCAATAACGTCTTCAGCGGAAATTTCGGGTTGCGCGCCTCCGACAAGCTGCAGTTTCGCAGTAACTTTCGGTACACCGATAGTAGCTTTCACTTTCCTACCGATTTTGTTTCGGGCGTGGGCTATCCCCCGGTCGATCCCAATCAAGGCCAGGAGCGAACGCTCCTTTCATTCGGCACGTCCGCGACCTATCAAGCCACGTCGTGGTGGGAGCATGTTATCCAGTGGTCACATATGGAGTCGCGGTTCAAATTTTATGATTTCGCAGATCCCATTCCGACCGACTTCGGATCTTCCCAGACGGACGGCACGCAACGTCGAGACATGCTCGACTACCACACGAATGTGCGGATGGGAGAAGGGGCCTGGCGGGGCACGGCTGCAACCTTCGGCGTCGAGTTTCAAGAGGAGCGGCTGTCCCAGTCGAGCGTGGGTTTTACGAGTGTCGCAACGGGTCTGTCACGCCGGAATATGGGGTACTACGCTCAATTGCAGGGAGTATATGCGGACCGGTTCTTCATCACGCCTGGGATTCGCGTGGAAGAAAACGAGTTCTTCGGAGAATTCGTCAATCCGAAAGTGTCCGGTGCCTATGTCCACATGGAAACGGGAACCAAGCTTCGGGGCAGTGTGGGACGTGGCATTCGAGCACCGTCATTCAATGAACTGATCGGATTTCCCAACTTCGGCATTCCAGGCAACTTCAATTTGAAGCCGGAAAAAGCGACGAGTTGGGAAGTCGGTCTCGATCAAGAGATCGTCGGTAAAACCCTGACGGCATCCGTGACCTGGTTCCACAACGAGTTTACCAACCTCATCGTGCTGAATACGGGCGTGAATCAAAACATCCAGGGTGCGGACACGGAAGGACTTGAATCCCAGGTGAGATGGCGAGCGACTCCGAGGCTGACGTTCTCGCTCACGCATACGTATCTCAAGACGGAGGTAACGGATATCGGTATAGGCCAGAATTTCGGGGGACTATTCGTTCCAGGCGGACGGCTGCTCCGCCGTCCCGAGCACAGCGGGAATGTTCAAGCCGACTACCAGGCCAGGACATGGGGGCTCAACTTGATGGTGCTTGGCGTCGGCGATCGCGTGGATCGTGATTTTGCGCTAGCGGGCTCGCCCCGTGTCAACAATACGGCCTACTGGCGGGCGGATGTGTCGGGCTGGTATTCGCTCGGCAAGTTTGAGAGTGCGGATTGGAAAGCCAAGTTGCGTGTCGAGAATCTCACCGATACCCACTACCAGGAAGCCTATGGGTTTCCGAATCCAGGCATATTCGCGCTGGCCGGTTTGGAAGCGTCGTTCTAA